GGAACAAGTTCCAGTTTGCACCCGCCGCGCGGGCCGCGACCGACTCGAGCGAGTCGGCCGCCACGCGAGCGTCCGATTCGACCGGGAGTCCCGGCGGGAACGCGGCCGGAACGGCCGACGACGCCGGGACGGTCGAGCGCGCCGCAGAGACCGTTCGTGACTGGGTCTCGTCGGGGACGAGCCGATCGGCCGACGCATCGGCGACCGACGCCGATGATTCGACGGTTGGTGGCGACGACTCGACGGCCGCCAGCAGCGATCCGACCTCGGCCGCCGCGGCCGCCGGATCGACGCCGACCGACGGGACGCGACGCGACCGGTCGACCGACGACCGTGCGGAGCGTTCCTGGCCCTCGAGCGACGAACCGTCCGACGGCGCGGAGGCGACGCCGGCCGGCGAGTTCGAGGAGTGGCCGGAGACGGCTCGTCGACCCGAGGATCGCTCGCCGTCGGAAGCGGATTCGTCCTCGGCGTCGGCATCGCCATCGGAAACGGACGCGTCCTCGGCATCAGCATCGACATCGACATCGACATCGACGTCGACGATGGACGCGTCCTCGACGGCCTCGAGTGCGACTTCGGCGGCCGAGCGCGCCGACTCGCCGAGCGAGTCGATCATGGCCGACAGCGAGAACGACGCGCAGGCCGACGCTCGAAGCGAGGTCGTCTCGACGAACGATCTTCCCGACAGCCCGCCCCAGCACGATCGGGGTCCGGACGCCGCGGCCACCCCGGACGAGAAGACCCCGCCGAGCGACGGTCGGGTCGTCAGCGAACCGTCGGGGGAGCAGCCCTCGATCGAGGAGC
This portion of the Haloterrigena gelatinilytica genome encodes:
- a CDS encoding OapC/ArvC family zinc-ribbon domain-containing protein → MPHECTNCGRTFPDGSKEMLSGCPDCGGNKFQFAPAARAATDSSESAATRASDSTGSPGGNAAGTADDAGTVERAAETVRDWVSSGTSRSADASATDADDSTVGGDDSTAASSDPTSAAAAAGSTPTDGTRRDRSTDDRAERSWPSSDEPSDGAEATPAGEFEEWPETARRPEDRSPSEADSSSASASPSETDASSASASTSTSTSTSTMDASSTASSATSAAERADSPSESIMADSENDAQADARSEVVSTNDLPDSPPQHDRGPDAAATPDEKTPPSDGRVVSEPSGEQPSIEELREELNEQFESIKIVSPGQYELNLMELYNREEYIISLQEDGRYVIDVPDSWRDGEE